From one Rattus norvegicus strain BN/NHsdMcwi chromosome 7, GRCr8, whole genome shotgun sequence genomic stretch:
- the Zfp799 gene encoding zinc finger protein 799 isoform X1: protein MEPVTLEDVAVDFTLEEWTMLNLWQKQLYKEVMQDTLRNLCYIGNKQEHQNIENEYENLWKKLSQLLEKLCEYTEGHQCAEIFTWAPECAGNQKSCPGVPPYESHVYEEVVIGHLSLNVPPHSHPGHKPYDVQECGKELYKHKESGSTSNPSTPFQKQRRVHAEEKPETSHCKEDSRCLIFSHNDDRTSSGEQHYECKQCGKVFTSASSFRRHEEYHSREKAYVCKQCGKAFPFPSSLQIHERIHTGEKPYTCKQCGKTFARSSSLLTHERIHTGEKPYVCKQCGKAFTDRSSLRFHEMMHSGEKPYKCTKCGKAFASSGAFRKHERTHTGEQLFVCLQCEKVFSCESAFRTHKIIHSGECVCKQCGKAFTSHSSVKYHELMHSGEKPYVCKQCGKTFRSPKQVQIHKRTHTGEKPYVCKECGKAFTFLGSLQYHELIHTGEKPYLCKQCGKAFRSSRQVQIHERTHTGEKPYVCKQCGKAFFSLYHLRRHEVIHSGTNPYVCKQCGKAFSWFSTFHSHKQTHTGEKPYLCKQCGKAFCSRISWRRHEKAHTTVKPYACVQCGKAFRSPSYLKIHERIHTGEKPFICSQCGKPFRSFRYVKSHERSHTGEKPFVCTECGKAFSYYSSFHRHRRTHQTVTLNTELEKTS from the coding sequence TCAGTTGTTGGAGAAACTCTGTGAATATACGGAAGGTCATCAGTGTGCAGAAATCTTTACCTGGGCTCCAGAGTGTGCTGGAAACCAGAAATCATGTCCAGGAGTTCCCCCATACGAAAGCCATGTCTACGAAGAAGTGGTTATTGGCCATTTATCTCTGAATGTCCCCCCTCATTCTCACCCAGGACACAAACCGTATGATGTTCAGGAATGTGGGAAAGAGTTGTATAAACACAAAGAATCTGGGAGCACCTCCAATCCTTCCACACCCTTTCAGAAGCAAAGAAGAGTCCACGCTGAGGAGAAACCTGAAACTAGTCACTGTAAGGAAGACTCTAGGTGTCTCATCTTCAGTCACAATGATGACAGGACATCCAGTGGAGAACAGCACTATGAATGTAAGCAGTGTGGGAAAGTGTTCACTTCTGCCAGCTCTTTTCGAAGGCACGAGGAATATCACAGCCGAGAGAAAGCGTACGTTTGTAAGCAGTGTGGGAAGGCCTTCCCCTTTCCTAGTTCCCTCCAAATACACGAGAGGATTCACACCGGTGAGAAGCCCTATACGTGTAAGCAGTGTGGGAAGACCTTCGCCCGCTCCAGTTCCCTCCTGACACATGAGAGAATTCACACCGGAGAAAAGCCCTACGTGTGCAAgcagtgtgggaaagccttcaccGATCGCAGCTCACTTCGATTCCACGAAATGATGCACAGTGGCGAGAAGCCATATAAGTGCACGAAGTGCGGAAAGGCTTTTGCTTCTTCGGGCGCCTTCCGAAAACATGAGCGGACTCACACAGGAGAGCAGCTCTTCGTGTGTTTGCAGTGTGAGAAAGTTTTCAGCTGTGAGAGTGCATTCCGGACACATAAGATAATTCATTCTGGAGAATGCGTGTGTAAGCAGTGTGGCAAAGCCTTCACCAGTCACAGTTCCGTCAAGTACCACGAACTAATGCATAgcggagagaaaccctatgtatGTAAGCAGTGTGGGAAAACCTTCAGGTCTCCCAAACAAGTTCAGATTCATAAACGAACTCACACTGGAGAAAAGCCTTACGTTTGTAAAGAGTGTGGCAAAGCTTTTACTTTCCTCGGCTCCCTTCAGTACCACGAGTTGATTCATACCGGTGAGAAACCTTATCTGTGTAAACAGTGCGGGAAAGCCTTCAGGTCTTCTCGTCAGGTTCAGATACATGAGCgaactcacactggagagaaaccctatgtgtGTAAGCAGTGTGGCAAAGCCTTCTTTTCTTTGTATCATTTAAGAAGACACGAAGTGATTCACAGCGGCACGAACCCCTACGTTTGTAAGCAGTGCGGGAAAGCCTTCAGTTGGTTCAGCACCTTTCATAGTCATAAACAGACTCACACTGGCGAAAAGCCCTATTTATGCAAGCAATGTGGAAAAGCCTTCTGTAGTCGCATATCGTGGAGAAGGCATGAGAAAGCTCACACTACAGTGAAGCCCTATGCGTGTGTGCAATGTGGAAAAGCCTTCCGTTCTCCTAGTTATCTCAAAATACACGAAAGGATCCACACTGGGGAGAAACCCTTTATATGTTCTCAATGTGGGAAACCCTTCCGATCTTTTCGTTATGTCAAATCCCATGAGAGAagtcacactggagagaaaccctttgTGTGTACagaatgtgggaaagccttcagtTATTATAGCTCTTTCCATAGACACAGAAGAACTCACCAGACAGTAACCTTGAACACAGAGCTTGAAAAGACTTCATAA
- the Zfp799 gene encoding zinc finger protein 799 isoform X2: protein MAKAALQRGNKQEHQNIENEYENLWKKLSSQLLEKLCEYTEGHQCAEIFTWAPECAGNQKSCPGVPPYESHVYEEVVIGHLSLNVPPHSHPGHKPYDVQECGKELYKHKESGSTSNPSTPFQKQRRVHAEEKPETSHCKEDSRCLIFSHNDDRTSSGEQHYECKQCGKVFTSASSFRRHEEYHSREKAYVCKQCGKAFPFPSSLQIHERIHTGEKPYTCKQCGKTFARSSSLLTHERIHTGEKPYVCKQCGKAFTDRSSLRFHEMMHSGEKPYKCTKCGKAFASSGAFRKHERTHTGEQLFVCLQCEKVFSCESAFRTHKIIHSGECVCKQCGKAFTSHSSVKYHELMHSGEKPYVCKQCGKTFRSPKQVQIHKRTHTGEKPYVCKECGKAFTFLGSLQYHELIHTGEKPYLCKQCGKAFRSSRQVQIHERTHTGEKPYVCKQCGKAFFSLYHLRRHEVIHSGTNPYVCKQCGKAFSWFSTFHSHKQTHTGEKPYLCKQCGKAFCSRISWRRHEKAHTTVKPYACVQCGKAFRSPSYLKIHERIHTGEKPFICSQCGKPFRSFRYVKSHERSHTGEKPFVCTECGKAFSYYSSFHRHRRTHQTVTLNTELEKTS, encoded by the coding sequence TAGTCAGTTGTTGGAGAAACTCTGTGAATATACGGAAGGTCATCAGTGTGCAGAAATCTTTACCTGGGCTCCAGAGTGTGCTGGAAACCAGAAATCATGTCCAGGAGTTCCCCCATACGAAAGCCATGTCTACGAAGAAGTGGTTATTGGCCATTTATCTCTGAATGTCCCCCCTCATTCTCACCCAGGACACAAACCGTATGATGTTCAGGAATGTGGGAAAGAGTTGTATAAACACAAAGAATCTGGGAGCACCTCCAATCCTTCCACACCCTTTCAGAAGCAAAGAAGAGTCCACGCTGAGGAGAAACCTGAAACTAGTCACTGTAAGGAAGACTCTAGGTGTCTCATCTTCAGTCACAATGATGACAGGACATCCAGTGGAGAACAGCACTATGAATGTAAGCAGTGTGGGAAAGTGTTCACTTCTGCCAGCTCTTTTCGAAGGCACGAGGAATATCACAGCCGAGAGAAAGCGTACGTTTGTAAGCAGTGTGGGAAGGCCTTCCCCTTTCCTAGTTCCCTCCAAATACACGAGAGGATTCACACCGGTGAGAAGCCCTATACGTGTAAGCAGTGTGGGAAGACCTTCGCCCGCTCCAGTTCCCTCCTGACACATGAGAGAATTCACACCGGAGAAAAGCCCTACGTGTGCAAgcagtgtgggaaagccttcaccGATCGCAGCTCACTTCGATTCCACGAAATGATGCACAGTGGCGAGAAGCCATATAAGTGCACGAAGTGCGGAAAGGCTTTTGCTTCTTCGGGCGCCTTCCGAAAACATGAGCGGACTCACACAGGAGAGCAGCTCTTCGTGTGTTTGCAGTGTGAGAAAGTTTTCAGCTGTGAGAGTGCATTCCGGACACATAAGATAATTCATTCTGGAGAATGCGTGTGTAAGCAGTGTGGCAAAGCCTTCACCAGTCACAGTTCCGTCAAGTACCACGAACTAATGCATAgcggagagaaaccctatgtatGTAAGCAGTGTGGGAAAACCTTCAGGTCTCCCAAACAAGTTCAGATTCATAAACGAACTCACACTGGAGAAAAGCCTTACGTTTGTAAAGAGTGTGGCAAAGCTTTTACTTTCCTCGGCTCCCTTCAGTACCACGAGTTGATTCATACCGGTGAGAAACCTTATCTGTGTAAACAGTGCGGGAAAGCCTTCAGGTCTTCTCGTCAGGTTCAGATACATGAGCgaactcacactggagagaaaccctatgtgtGTAAGCAGTGTGGCAAAGCCTTCTTTTCTTTGTATCATTTAAGAAGACACGAAGTGATTCACAGCGGCACGAACCCCTACGTTTGTAAGCAGTGCGGGAAAGCCTTCAGTTGGTTCAGCACCTTTCATAGTCATAAACAGACTCACACTGGCGAAAAGCCCTATTTATGCAAGCAATGTGGAAAAGCCTTCTGTAGTCGCATATCGTGGAGAAGGCATGAGAAAGCTCACACTACAGTGAAGCCCTATGCGTGTGTGCAATGTGGAAAAGCCTTCCGTTCTCCTAGTTATCTCAAAATACACGAAAGGATCCACACTGGGGAGAAACCCTTTATATGTTCTCAATGTGGGAAACCCTTCCGATCTTTTCGTTATGTCAAATCCCATGAGAGAagtcacactggagagaaaccctttgTGTGTACagaatgtgggaaagccttcagtTATTATAGCTCTTTCCATAGACACAGAAGAACTCACCAGACAGTAACCTTGAACACAGAGCTTGAAAAGACTTCATAA
- the Zfp799 gene encoding zinc finger protein 799 isoform X3 encodes MAKAALQRGNKQEHQNIENEYENLWKKLSQLLEKLCEYTEGHQCAEIFTWAPECAGNQKSCPGVPPYESHVYEEVVIGHLSLNVPPHSHPGHKPYDVQECGKELYKHKESGSTSNPSTPFQKQRRVHAEEKPETSHCKEDSRCLIFSHNDDRTSSGEQHYECKQCGKVFTSASSFRRHEEYHSREKAYVCKQCGKAFPFPSSLQIHERIHTGEKPYTCKQCGKTFARSSSLLTHERIHTGEKPYVCKQCGKAFTDRSSLRFHEMMHSGEKPYKCTKCGKAFASSGAFRKHERTHTGEQLFVCLQCEKVFSCESAFRTHKIIHSGECVCKQCGKAFTSHSSVKYHELMHSGEKPYVCKQCGKTFRSPKQVQIHKRTHTGEKPYVCKECGKAFTFLGSLQYHELIHTGEKPYLCKQCGKAFRSSRQVQIHERTHTGEKPYVCKQCGKAFFSLYHLRRHEVIHSGTNPYVCKQCGKAFSWFSTFHSHKQTHTGEKPYLCKQCGKAFCSRISWRRHEKAHTTVKPYACVQCGKAFRSPSYLKIHERIHTGEKPFICSQCGKPFRSFRYVKSHERSHTGEKPFVCTECGKAFSYYSSFHRHRRTHQTVTLNTELEKTS; translated from the coding sequence TCAGTTGTTGGAGAAACTCTGTGAATATACGGAAGGTCATCAGTGTGCAGAAATCTTTACCTGGGCTCCAGAGTGTGCTGGAAACCAGAAATCATGTCCAGGAGTTCCCCCATACGAAAGCCATGTCTACGAAGAAGTGGTTATTGGCCATTTATCTCTGAATGTCCCCCCTCATTCTCACCCAGGACACAAACCGTATGATGTTCAGGAATGTGGGAAAGAGTTGTATAAACACAAAGAATCTGGGAGCACCTCCAATCCTTCCACACCCTTTCAGAAGCAAAGAAGAGTCCACGCTGAGGAGAAACCTGAAACTAGTCACTGTAAGGAAGACTCTAGGTGTCTCATCTTCAGTCACAATGATGACAGGACATCCAGTGGAGAACAGCACTATGAATGTAAGCAGTGTGGGAAAGTGTTCACTTCTGCCAGCTCTTTTCGAAGGCACGAGGAATATCACAGCCGAGAGAAAGCGTACGTTTGTAAGCAGTGTGGGAAGGCCTTCCCCTTTCCTAGTTCCCTCCAAATACACGAGAGGATTCACACCGGTGAGAAGCCCTATACGTGTAAGCAGTGTGGGAAGACCTTCGCCCGCTCCAGTTCCCTCCTGACACATGAGAGAATTCACACCGGAGAAAAGCCCTACGTGTGCAAgcagtgtgggaaagccttcaccGATCGCAGCTCACTTCGATTCCACGAAATGATGCACAGTGGCGAGAAGCCATATAAGTGCACGAAGTGCGGAAAGGCTTTTGCTTCTTCGGGCGCCTTCCGAAAACATGAGCGGACTCACACAGGAGAGCAGCTCTTCGTGTGTTTGCAGTGTGAGAAAGTTTTCAGCTGTGAGAGTGCATTCCGGACACATAAGATAATTCATTCTGGAGAATGCGTGTGTAAGCAGTGTGGCAAAGCCTTCACCAGTCACAGTTCCGTCAAGTACCACGAACTAATGCATAgcggagagaaaccctatgtatGTAAGCAGTGTGGGAAAACCTTCAGGTCTCCCAAACAAGTTCAGATTCATAAACGAACTCACACTGGAGAAAAGCCTTACGTTTGTAAAGAGTGTGGCAAAGCTTTTACTTTCCTCGGCTCCCTTCAGTACCACGAGTTGATTCATACCGGTGAGAAACCTTATCTGTGTAAACAGTGCGGGAAAGCCTTCAGGTCTTCTCGTCAGGTTCAGATACATGAGCgaactcacactggagagaaaccctatgtgtGTAAGCAGTGTGGCAAAGCCTTCTTTTCTTTGTATCATTTAAGAAGACACGAAGTGATTCACAGCGGCACGAACCCCTACGTTTGTAAGCAGTGCGGGAAAGCCTTCAGTTGGTTCAGCACCTTTCATAGTCATAAACAGACTCACACTGGCGAAAAGCCCTATTTATGCAAGCAATGTGGAAAAGCCTTCTGTAGTCGCATATCGTGGAGAAGGCATGAGAAAGCTCACACTACAGTGAAGCCCTATGCGTGTGTGCAATGTGGAAAAGCCTTCCGTTCTCCTAGTTATCTCAAAATACACGAAAGGATCCACACTGGGGAGAAACCCTTTATATGTTCTCAATGTGGGAAACCCTTCCGATCTTTTCGTTATGTCAAATCCCATGAGAGAagtcacactggagagaaaccctttgTGTGTACagaatgtgggaaagccttcagtTATTATAGCTCTTTCCATAGACACAGAAGAACTCACCAGACAGTAACCTTGAACACAGAGCTTGAAAAGACTTCATAA
- the Zfp799 gene encoding zinc finger protein 799, which translates to MEPVTLEDVAVDFTLEEWTMLNLWQKQLYKEVMQDTLRNLCYIGNKQEHQNIENEYENLWKKLSSQLLEKLCEYTEGHQCAEIFTWAPECAGNQKSCPGVPPYESHVYEEVVIGHLSLNVPPHSHPGHKPYDVQECGKELYKHKESGSTSNPSTPFQKQRRVHAEEKPETSHCKEDSRCLIFSHNDDRTSSGEQHYECKQCGKVFTSASSFRRHEEYHSREKAYVCKQCGKAFPFPSSLQIHERIHTGEKPYTCKQCGKTFARSSSLLTHERIHTGEKPYVCKQCGKAFTDRSSLRFHEMMHSGEKPYKCTKCGKAFASSGAFRKHERTHTGEQLFVCLQCEKVFSCESAFRTHKIIHSGECVCKQCGKAFTSHSSVKYHELMHSGEKPYVCKQCGKTFRSPKQVQIHKRTHTGEKPYVCKECGKAFTFLGSLQYHELIHTGEKPYLCKQCGKAFRSSRQVQIHERTHTGEKPYVCKQCGKAFFSLYHLRRHEVIHSGTNPYVCKQCGKAFSWFSTFHSHKQTHTGEKPYLCKQCGKAFCSRISWRRHEKAHTTVKPYACVQCGKAFRSPSYLKIHERIHTGEKPFICSQCGKPFRSFRYVKSHERSHTGEKPFVCTECGKAFSYYSSFHRHRRTHQTVTLNTELEKTS; encoded by the coding sequence TAGTCAGTTGTTGGAGAAACTCTGTGAATATACGGAAGGTCATCAGTGTGCAGAAATCTTTACCTGGGCTCCAGAGTGTGCTGGAAACCAGAAATCATGTCCAGGAGTTCCCCCATACGAAAGCCATGTCTACGAAGAAGTGGTTATTGGCCATTTATCTCTGAATGTCCCCCCTCATTCTCACCCAGGACACAAACCGTATGATGTTCAGGAATGTGGGAAAGAGTTGTATAAACACAAAGAATCTGGGAGCACCTCCAATCCTTCCACACCCTTTCAGAAGCAAAGAAGAGTCCACGCTGAGGAGAAACCTGAAACTAGTCACTGTAAGGAAGACTCTAGGTGTCTCATCTTCAGTCACAATGATGACAGGACATCCAGTGGAGAACAGCACTATGAATGTAAGCAGTGTGGGAAAGTGTTCACTTCTGCCAGCTCTTTTCGAAGGCACGAGGAATATCACAGCCGAGAGAAAGCGTACGTTTGTAAGCAGTGTGGGAAGGCCTTCCCCTTTCCTAGTTCCCTCCAAATACACGAGAGGATTCACACCGGTGAGAAGCCCTATACGTGTAAGCAGTGTGGGAAGACCTTCGCCCGCTCCAGTTCCCTCCTGACACATGAGAGAATTCACACCGGAGAAAAGCCCTACGTGTGCAAgcagtgtgggaaagccttcaccGATCGCAGCTCACTTCGATTCCACGAAATGATGCACAGTGGCGAGAAGCCATATAAGTGCACGAAGTGCGGAAAGGCTTTTGCTTCTTCGGGCGCCTTCCGAAAACATGAGCGGACTCACACAGGAGAGCAGCTCTTCGTGTGTTTGCAGTGTGAGAAAGTTTTCAGCTGTGAGAGTGCATTCCGGACACATAAGATAATTCATTCTGGAGAATGCGTGTGTAAGCAGTGTGGCAAAGCCTTCACCAGTCACAGTTCCGTCAAGTACCACGAACTAATGCATAgcggagagaaaccctatgtatGTAAGCAGTGTGGGAAAACCTTCAGGTCTCCCAAACAAGTTCAGATTCATAAACGAACTCACACTGGAGAAAAGCCTTACGTTTGTAAAGAGTGTGGCAAAGCTTTTACTTTCCTCGGCTCCCTTCAGTACCACGAGTTGATTCATACCGGTGAGAAACCTTATCTGTGTAAACAGTGCGGGAAAGCCTTCAGGTCTTCTCGTCAGGTTCAGATACATGAGCgaactcacactggagagaaaccctatgtgtGTAAGCAGTGTGGCAAAGCCTTCTTTTCTTTGTATCATTTAAGAAGACACGAAGTGATTCACAGCGGCACGAACCCCTACGTTTGTAAGCAGTGCGGGAAAGCCTTCAGTTGGTTCAGCACCTTTCATAGTCATAAACAGACTCACACTGGCGAAAAGCCCTATTTATGCAAGCAATGTGGAAAAGCCTTCTGTAGTCGCATATCGTGGAGAAGGCATGAGAAAGCTCACACTACAGTGAAGCCCTATGCGTGTGTGCAATGTGGAAAAGCCTTCCGTTCTCCTAGTTATCTCAAAATACACGAAAGGATCCACACTGGGGAGAAACCCTTTATATGTTCTCAATGTGGGAAACCCTTCCGATCTTTTCGTTATGTCAAATCCCATGAGAGAagtcacactggagagaaaccctttgTGTGTACagaatgtgggaaagccttcagtTATTATAGCTCTTTCCATAGACACAGAAGAACTCACCAGACAGTAACCTTGAACACAGAGCTTGAAAAGACTTCATAA